One Nocardia huaxiensis genomic window, CCGCGATCAGCGGTGCGCATGCCAGCGCCGCGACGGTCGCCCGGAACTTATTGTTGCTCATGACTTTCTCCTGACTGTTTGCGAATCACGCGATGCGGCCGGCCGCATCGGCCGGATTCCACACGAACAGCACAGCATCGGCGGGCCGGGAAAGTCCTCCCCCGAACACATGAAATACGGTTCCAGAAAAATTCGAGCGCACTTCGAGTTTCGCGCTCTACGGTTGCCGCCGGAGAAAGAACTTCGCGAGGACCGGCCGTCGCTGCAGGGCGACCGGCGCCGTATCGGGCCGGTGTCGGCAGGCCGGCCCGATACGGGTCGCGCGCGAAATCTTCGGCTACTCTCCGGATTTCGCGTACCACCACCCGCCTGCGGTCGGATTATCGATACAGGACCGCAGGAGGGGAGAGGCGTATGCCCGCGCGGGAACTGATCGCCGGAACCGTCTTCGCCGAGCACCTGATCACCGGCTTCCTCGGATCGGGCGGCATGGGCACGGTGTACACGGCCAGGCATCCGCGGCTGCCGCGCACGGTCGCACTCAAGATCCTGGATCCGGTGCTGAACGAAAACCAGCGCTTCTCCGCCCGTTTCGATCGCGAAGCGGATCTGGTCGCCCGCCTCGACCACCCGAATATCGTGGACGTCTACGACCGCGGCATCGAGGACGGCACGCCCTGGGTGTCCATGCGCTACGTCTCCGGCGGCGATGTCGGGCAGCTGCTGCGCCGGCATCGCGGCGGGCTGTCGGCCCAGCGCGCCGTGCACATTGTCGCCGAGGTCGCCAAGGGGCTCGATCACGCACACGAGCAGGGCATCGTGCACCGGGATGTGAAGCCCGCCAATATCTTCCTCGCCGAGGACGATCGGGTGCTGATCGGCGACTTCGGCATCGCCCGCAGCGCGGCGCGGGCGGTGACCCTCACCACCGGCCCGATCGCGCTGACGCCCGCGTACGCCGCGCCCGAACAGCTGGCCGGGGGCCAGGCCGATCGCCGGACCGACGTGTACGCGCTCGGGGTGACGCTGCACGAACTGCTCACCGGCAGCCTGATCGGTTCGGGCGTGCCGGCGACGCCGCCCTCCCCGCGCCTGGCGGCCGTCATCGCCACCGCCACCTCCTACGATCCGGCCATGCGATACGGCAGCTGCGGTGCGCTCGCGGCCGCCGCCACGGCCGCGCTGACGAAGGACCGCGCCCGGCGGATTCCGTGGCTCCCACTCGCCGCCGTCGTATTGGTGGTGGTGGCCGTTGCGGCCGGGGTGATCGCCCTGCCGCGCGGTGGTGACCCGCAGGCGCAGCCGGTGCCCTCGATCGTGCGGTTCGAGATCCCCACGAGCCTGCCGCTGCTGTGCCCGGTGCCCTATCTGAAATCCGATCGGGGAGCCGTCGCCTTCTGCACCCAATTCGACGACGCGGCCAACCTCGTCCGCTGGGGCAGCTATTTCCCGGTGACCGGGGAATGGTTCCCGCAGGGGCCCTACACACCGGTCGACCGCGCCGAACGGATCGAGCCGCAGCTCGACGGCACGCTGTTCGTCGGCGTCGGCTTCGTCCGCAATGAGGCGACCGGTCGGGTCGCGGGAGCGGGCCACCGCTACAGTGCCGCGCACGATGAGGGCGAGTTCGCGCTCGGCCACGTCAGCGACGGGCTGTCGACGGCGTCCCCGCGTATGGCGGTCTGCCCCGCCGACCTGTCCGAGTGCTGACCAGGTCTGACAGATAACCGCTGGCATCGACCCGATAGGCTGGTAGCCGGTCGCGGGCGTACTCATCGTTCGCCCGACCTCGACGAATCAGCACAGACAAGGACAACACAGCGCTATGACCAGCCGCATCGAGCTCGCCCGCGTGGATCTGCGCGGACGTACGCCCACTGCCGCCGAACTCCGGGCGGCGCTGCCGCGCGGCGGCGTCGACGTGGACTCGGTGCTGCATCACGTGCGGCCGGTCGTGGAGGCCATCCGCGATCGGGGCGTCGAGGCGGCGCAGGAATTCAGCCTGAAGTTCGACGGGGTGGCGCCGCAGAGCGTGCGCGTCCCGGCGGCCGAGCTGGACAAGGCTCTCGCCGAACTGGATCCGGCGGTGCGCGCCGCGCTCGAGGTCGCCATCGAACGCACCCGCAAGGTGCACGCGGATCAGCGGCGCACCGACAAGACCACCGAGGTGGTGCCCGGCGGCACCGTCACCGAGCGGTGGGTGCCGGTCGAGCGGGTCGGGCTGTACGTGCCGGGCGGCAATGCCGTCTACCCGTCCTCGGTTGTCATGAATGTGGTTCCGGCGCAGGCCGCGGGCGTGGAGTCGCTGGTGGTGGCCTCGCCGCCGCAGGCTCAGTTCGACGGACTGCCGCACCCGACGATTCTCGCGGCCGCCAAACTGCTCGGCGTCACCGAGGTGTGGGCGGTCGGCGGGGCGCAGGCCGTGGCGCTGCTGTCCTACGGCGGCACCGATACCGATGGCGCGCAACTGGAACCGGTCGACATGATCACCGGGCCCGGCAATATCTATGTGAC contains:
- the hisD gene encoding histidinol dehydrogenase; its protein translation is MTSRIELARVDLRGRTPTAAELRAALPRGGVDVDSVLHHVRPVVEAIRDRGVEAAQEFSLKFDGVAPQSVRVPAAELDKALAELDPAVRAALEVAIERTRKVHADQRRTDKTTEVVPGGTVTERWVPVERVGLYVPGGNAVYPSSVVMNVVPAQAAGVESLVVASPPQAQFDGLPHPTILAAAKLLGVTEVWAVGGAQAVALLSYGGTDTDGAQLEPVDMITGPGNIYVTAAKRLCRGLVGIDAEAGPTEIAILADATADPAHVAADLISQAEHDVLAASVLVTDSVELADAVDAALSAQMTVVKHHDRVAEALSGKQSGTVLVDDIDQGLRVVNAYAAEHLEIQTADASAVAARVRSAGAVFVGAWSPVSLGDYCAGSNHVLPTAGCARHSSGLSVQTFLRGIHVVDYSEQALQDVAGHVVALANAEDLPAHGQAVQVRFGALS
- a CDS encoding serine/threonine-protein kinase, whose translation is MPARELIAGTVFAEHLITGFLGSGGMGTVYTARHPRLPRTVALKILDPVLNENQRFSARFDREADLVARLDHPNIVDVYDRGIEDGTPWVSMRYVSGGDVGQLLRRHRGGLSAQRAVHIVAEVAKGLDHAHEQGIVHRDVKPANIFLAEDDRVLIGDFGIARSAARAVTLTTGPIALTPAYAAPEQLAGGQADRRTDVYALGVTLHELLTGSLIGSGVPATPPSPRLAAVIATATSYDPAMRYGSCGALAAAATAALTKDRARRIPWLPLAAVVLVVVAVAAGVIALPRGGDPQAQPVPSIVRFEIPTSLPLLCPVPYLKSDRGAVAFCTQFDDAANLVRWGSYFPVTGEWFPQGPYTPVDRAERIEPQLDGTLFVGVGFVRNEATGRVAGAGHRYSAAHDEGEFALGHVSDGLSTASPRMAVCPADLSEC